A genomic region of Planococcus kocurii contains the following coding sequences:
- a CDS encoding GNAT family N-acetyltransferase: MRMTEVLKVKLDHVAMNGKIAVEILKWEYDSPYDFYNNKLTQETLAEMMDGSYFAITNDLSELIGFFCTGKSAQVPSEKKFKVYEEPLFDMGLGMNPQLVGRGNGYEFCSYIVKVIEEYYHSHSIRLTVAKFNQRAIYLYKKLGFIQVNEFSANFTDFITMVKKPSFYKGLSDTRDNDKA; the protein is encoded by the coding sequence ATGAGAATGACAGAGGTGCTGAAGGTGAAGTTAGACCATGTAGCCATGAATGGGAAAATAGCGGTTGAAATATTGAAATGGGAGTATGATTCTCCTTATGATTTTTACAACAATAAGTTAACGCAAGAGACACTGGCCGAAATGATGGATGGTTCATACTTTGCTATCACCAATGATTTAAGCGAGTTAATCGGTTTCTTCTGTACCGGTAAAAGCGCCCAAGTTCCAAGTGAGAAAAAATTCAAAGTATACGAAGAACCCCTTTTTGATATGGGATTAGGGATGAATCCTCAACTAGTAGGAAGAGGTAACGGATATGAGTTCTGCTCATATATTGTTAAAGTCATCGAAGAATATTATCATAGTCACTCTATTCGATTGACTGTAGCGAAATTTAACCAGAGAGCCATTTACTTATACAAAAAGCTTGGGTTTATTCAAGTTAATGAATTTAGTGCAAATTTTACAGATTTTATTACGATGGTGAAAAAACCTAGCTTTTACAAAGGCTTGTCTGATACTCGAGATAATGATAAAGCTTAA
- a CDS encoding peroxiredoxin family protein has protein sequence MIKKILFGILLLAAIGIMALNFFTKSESTKQSETITPTSTGLSLGAKAPDFTLTDQHGQTVQLSDYHGKKVILNFWATWCPPCRAEMPHMQQFHENNLDGDVEILAVNLTEQDNGEQAIGSFIDEFGLTFTMPMDETGSVAQTYQIRTVPTTYILNTKGEIAQKIIGPMDEQIMKNQTDSID, from the coding sequence ATGATTAAAAAAATACTTTTTGGAATTCTGCTTTTAGCTGCTATTGGCATCATGGCGCTCAATTTCTTTACGAAGAGTGAATCAACTAAGCAATCAGAAACCATTACACCTACTTCAACAGGACTCTCTCTAGGAGCAAAAGCACCCGATTTCACTTTGACCGACCAACATGGTCAAACAGTTCAGTTATCCGATTATCACGGCAAAAAAGTCATTCTCAATTTCTGGGCTACTTGGTGTCCTCCGTGTCGTGCAGAAATGCCACACATGCAGCAATTTCATGAAAACAATCTAGATGGCGATGTCGAAATACTGGCCGTCAATTTGACAGAGCAGGATAATGGCGAACAAGCAATCGGTTCGTTTATTGATGAATTTGGCTTAACCTTCACAATGCCTATGGATGAGACAGGTAGCGTCGCTCAAACTTATCAAATTCGCACTGTACCAACAACATATATCTTGAATACAAAAGGCGAAATTGCTCAAAAAATTATTGGCCCGATGGATGAGCAAATTATGAAAAATCAAACAGACAGCATCGATTAG
- the sdhB gene encoding succinate dehydrogenase iron-sulfur subunit, with amino-acid sequence MRIVGNVQKTVIFEIERRNTPGESSYWEEFELPYVMNMNVISALMEIRRNPVNMKGEKTTPVTWDMNCLEEVCGACSMVINGYARQSCTALVDQLKHPIRLQPMKTFPVVRDLIVDRSSMFDTLKKLKVWIPIDGTYDLGEGPRMPERKRQWAYELSKCMTCGVCLEACPNVNDKTNYIGAAPISQVRLMNAHPTGAMNKDERLTLLMGPSGIQECGMAQNCVEVCPKGIPLTTSIASMNRDTTVQMFRNFFGSDHMVN; translated from the coding sequence ATGAGAATCGTGGGAAATGTGCAGAAGACCGTTATTTTTGAAATCGAACGAAGAAACACGCCGGGAGAAAGTTCTTACTGGGAAGAGTTTGAATTACCCTATGTGATGAACATGAACGTCATTTCTGCTTTGATGGAGATTCGACGAAATCCTGTCAACATGAAAGGAGAAAAAACGACGCCTGTCACATGGGATATGAACTGCTTAGAAGAAGTATGTGGAGCCTGTTCGATGGTTATCAATGGCTATGCTCGCCAATCATGCACAGCTTTAGTTGACCAATTAAAACATCCTATACGGCTACAGCCTATGAAAACATTTCCAGTTGTTCGTGATCTGATTGTTGATCGCAGTTCGATGTTTGATACGTTGAAAAAACTCAAAGTGTGGATTCCGATTGATGGAACTTATGATCTTGGCGAAGGTCCGCGCATGCCAGAACGCAAACGCCAGTGGGCATATGAGTTGTCCAAGTGTATGACGTGCGGTGTTTGTTTAGAAGCTTGTCCAAACGTCAACGACAAAACCAATTATATTGGGGCAGCTCCTATTTCACAAGTACGCTTGATGAATGCCCATCCAACGGGTGCGATGAACAAAGATGAACGGTTGACCTTACTCATGGGACCGAGCGGCATTCAAGAATGCGGCATGGCGCAAAACTGTGTAGAGGTTTGTCCGAAAGGAATCCCGTTAACCACGTCGATTGCCTCGATGAATCGCGACACAACAGTCCAAATGTTTCGTAATTTTTTTGGGAGTGATCATATGGTTAACTAG
- a CDS encoding flavin monoamine oxidase family protein produces the protein MNNPVIIIGAGLSGLRAALLLTKQGITCKVLEARDRIGGRILSESVPNQEDLGRFDLGPTWFWPQHERKILALVEELGLVNFVQQNEGDMLMERFQTKPPERCVMEEHIDARGVRLTGGMQSLIDALAEQIPAKMIELETRVKEICMDEAGKITVTVERAGGKLENMSAASVILALPPRLVARHIKFSPSLPTELLTDIAEKPTWMGSQAKVVVVFDRPFWRESGLSGLVLSSVGPLQEIYDASPTNGAGALFGFFGISSEVRQHMGPEKVKELVANQLVKLFGRDAENPQAILYKDWSSDFNTAVEEDSSPFKNYASYGQPPSAGDWEEKVFFAGTETNSQYSGHLEGALQSAEYVVSKILTLTSK, from the coding sequence ATGAATAATCCAGTCATCATTATAGGTGCAGGATTAAGCGGTTTGCGCGCGGCATTACTACTTACAAAACAAGGAATAACTTGTAAAGTGCTTGAAGCACGAGATAGAATTGGTGGCAGAATTTTAAGTGAGTCTGTTCCAAATCAAGAGGATCTCGGAAGATTTGATCTGGGGCCAACGTGGTTTTGGCCGCAACACGAGCGCAAAATTTTGGCTCTAGTAGAAGAATTAGGGTTGGTGAACTTCGTTCAGCAGAACGAAGGAGACATGCTAATGGAACGGTTTCAAACAAAGCCTCCAGAGCGCTGTGTTATGGAAGAACACATTGATGCCAGAGGAGTTCGGTTAACCGGGGGAATGCAGTCGTTAATAGATGCATTGGCAGAGCAAATCCCTGCAAAAATGATTGAGTTAGAAACTCGTGTTAAAGAAATCTGTATGGACGAGGCTGGAAAAATTACGGTTACAGTAGAAAGAGCAGGTGGAAAGTTAGAAAATATGAGTGCAGCTTCGGTTATTTTGGCATTGCCACCGCGTCTTGTAGCACGTCATATTAAATTTTCCCCATCACTTCCGACAGAACTTTTAACTGATATTGCCGAAAAACCGACATGGATGGGCTCACAAGCCAAAGTGGTTGTGGTTTTTGATCGTCCATTTTGGAGAGAATCTGGATTGTCAGGTTTGGTGTTGAGTTCGGTTGGTCCCTTGCAAGAAATCTACGATGCTTCGCCTACTAATGGGGCAGGTGCGCTATTCGGATTTTTCGGGATTTCTTCTGAAGTGCGTCAACATATGGGACCAGAAAAAGTAAAAGAATTGGTCGCTAATCAATTAGTTAAATTGTTTGGCAGAGACGCTGAAAATCCCCAAGCAATTCTTTATAAAGATTGGTCTAGCGATTTTAATACTGCAGTTGAAGAAGATTCAAGCCCATTCAAAAATTATGCGAGTTATGGTCAACCGCCATCAGCTGGTGACTGGGAAGAAAAAGTGTTTTTTGCAGGAACTGAGACAAATTCACAGTATAGTGGCCATTTAGAAGGAGCGCTTCAATCAGCTGAATATGTCGTAAGTAAAATTCTTACATTAACTAGTAAGTAA
- the guaD gene encoding guanine deaminase has product MNKIIKGTGFSSINLQEIEILEDYLFCINDDGFIAKRLSPNDQDYNMVLKQARSEETLMELTEGQYLLPGFIDLHIHAPQWAQTGTALDLPLYEWLNTYTFPLEAKFSDITFAEETYNHLVDTLLGNGTTTALYFATIHEEASFLLAKICAEKGQRGLVGKVVMDDPAENPDFYRDASLEEALTGTERFIQRVKELNKTTKQGVYPVVTPRFVPSCTSEALEGLGKIAAKHDVHITSHCSESDWAHNHVKERFGKNDAQVLNDFGLLTEKAIMAHANFLSDDDAKTYIEQGTAIAHCPISNAYFANSVIPIKHFADMGVEIGLGTDLSAGYDPGIYSAIRQAVISSRMLEDGVDPSKNAASRGRAHSRITANEAFYFATAGGGESISLPVGRLAENYAFDAQIIDTKIKDSSMPIFEGMNSLQDIFQKLVYMTQRRNIISVFVQGERVK; this is encoded by the coding sequence ATGAATAAAATTATTAAAGGAACAGGCTTTTCAAGTATTAACCTACAGGAAATCGAAATATTGGAAGACTATCTTTTCTGTATAAATGATGATGGCTTTATTGCTAAACGTCTTTCACCGAATGATCAAGATTACAACATGGTATTGAAACAAGCTCGCAGTGAAGAAACGCTGATGGAACTAACAGAAGGTCAGTATTTACTTCCTGGATTTATCGATTTGCATATTCATGCTCCTCAATGGGCTCAAACCGGCACAGCACTTGATTTGCCACTTTATGAATGGCTGAATACGTACACATTCCCACTAGAAGCTAAGTTTTCAGATATAACTTTTGCCGAAGAAACTTATAACCACTTAGTCGATACATTGCTTGGAAACGGCACAACAACCGCTCTTTACTTTGCGACCATCCACGAAGAAGCAAGTTTTTTGCTAGCAAAAATTTGTGCCGAAAAAGGACAACGCGGACTCGTCGGAAAAGTCGTGATGGATGACCCGGCTGAAAACCCGGATTTCTACAGAGATGCTAGCCTAGAAGAAGCATTAACAGGCACAGAACGCTTTATTCAACGAGTAAAAGAGTTGAATAAAACAACAAAGCAAGGTGTCTACCCAGTAGTAACGCCGCGTTTTGTACCAAGTTGTACATCTGAAGCTTTAGAAGGATTAGGGAAAATTGCGGCTAAACACGATGTTCATATCACTTCGCATTGTAGCGAGAGTGACTGGGCACACAATCATGTGAAAGAGCGTTTCGGCAAAAATGACGCACAAGTATTAAATGATTTCGGCTTATTGACTGAAAAAGCAATTATGGCGCATGCTAATTTCTTGAGCGATGATGATGCAAAAACGTATATCGAACAAGGAACTGCAATCGCTCACTGCCCTATTTCCAATGCTTATTTTGCCAATAGTGTAATTCCGATCAAACATTTTGCTGACATGGGTGTTGAAATTGGACTCGGTACGGATTTGTCGGCAGGTTATGACCCTGGAATTTATTCCGCCATTCGCCAAGCCGTTATTTCTTCTCGCATGCTAGAAGATGGGGTAGATCCTTCTAAAAACGCTGCTTCTCGCGGACGTGCTCATTCGCGTATCACGGCCAATGAAGCGTTTTATTTTGCTACAGCAGGTGGCGGTGAAAGCATTAGTCTGCCAGTTGGTCGACTTGCGGAAAATTATGCTTTTGACGCACAAATTATCGATACCAAGATAAAAGACTCATCCATGCCAATTTTCGAAGGCATGAACTCTCTCCAAGATATTTTTCAGAAGCTCGTCTATATGACTCAACGTCGCAATATTATCTCGGTGTTCGTCCAAGGCGAACGAGTAAAATAA
- the deoD gene encoding purine-nucleoside phosphorylase, translating to MSFHIEAKVGEIAESVLLPGDPLRATYIAETFLEDVSCYNNVRGMLGYTGTYKGNRVSVQGTGMGMPSASIYIHELINDYQVKNLVRIGTCGAIQQDVNIRDVIIAQAAATDSAMIRKDFPGIDLPQIGNFDLIKNAYDIATDKGLTLHVGNVFSSDSFYSDDQATTNKLGQHGVLAVEMEAAALYYLSAKFGVRGLTLLTVSDHILTGEHTTSQERQTTFNDMIEVALETVAK from the coding sequence ATGAGTTTTCATATTGAAGCAAAAGTAGGAGAAATAGCAGAGTCAGTGTTACTTCCCGGAGATCCGTTACGCGCAACCTATATTGCAGAAACTTTTCTTGAAGATGTAAGTTGCTACAATAATGTGCGTGGCATGTTGGGGTATACAGGCACCTATAAAGGAAACCGCGTTTCTGTTCAAGGAACTGGAATGGGTATGCCCTCAGCATCCATTTACATTCATGAGTTAATCAATGACTATCAGGTAAAAAATCTTGTGAGAATCGGAACATGTGGTGCAATTCAGCAAGACGTGAACATTCGCGATGTAATTATTGCACAAGCTGCTGCAACGGATTCTGCGATGATCCGCAAAGATTTCCCAGGAATTGATCTTCCTCAAATTGGAAACTTTGATTTAATCAAAAATGCTTATGATATTGCTACAGATAAAGGACTTACGCTTCATGTAGGAAATGTATTTTCTTCTGATAGTTTCTACTCTGATGACCAAGCAACAACTAACAAGCTTGGTCAGCACGGTGTATTAGCTGTTGAAATGGAAGCAGCTGCTCTTTATTACCTATCTGCTAAATTTGGTGTAAGAGGATTAACGTTGTTAACGGTTAGCGATCATATTCTTACTGGGGAACACACGACTTCACAAGAAAGACAAACGACGTTTAATGACATGATTGAAGTGGCGCTGGAAACGGTAGCAAAATAA
- a CDS encoding Crp/Fnr family transcriptional regulator: protein MMTNLSDIPIFSDIPENDLQQILLLLKERQFKKNHMLMFENDESEDIYIIRSGKLKIFRLHEDKEIVLSFALPGEILGEVEALSLVNYRISSIEALENVAAWQIKKTDFLELVEQYPAILRNAYRILVERTRILNRLIRYLSLHDVRTKVANLLVDFYFNFGDQSNDGYKVDLKINQSFLATMLGITRESMSKTLNEFQDEKIIKIREKNIYIVDMKKLESICNQAEEIQMLRKWNSM from the coding sequence ATGATGACAAACCTCTCAGATATCCCCATATTCTCAGACATCCCAGAAAACGATTTGCAACAGATTCTTCTGCTGCTCAAAGAGCGTCAATTCAAGAAAAATCATATGCTCATGTTTGAAAATGATGAAAGCGAAGATATTTACATTATCCGTTCTGGAAAACTGAAAATTTTCCGCTTGCACGAAGACAAAGAAATTGTGCTCAGCTTTGCATTACCTGGAGAAATTTTAGGAGAAGTTGAAGCTTTATCTCTTGTTAATTACCGAATTTCTTCTATTGAAGCACTTGAAAACGTTGCAGCCTGGCAAATTAAGAAGACAGATTTCCTGGAACTTGTGGAACAATACCCAGCGATTTTAAGAAATGCCTACAGGATCCTTGTTGAACGCACGCGTATACTAAATCGCTTGATTCGTTATTTAAGCTTGCATGATGTCCGGACAAAAGTCGCTAATTTACTCGTCGATTTCTATTTCAATTTTGGCGATCAAAGTAATGATGGCTACAAAGTGGATTTAAAAATCAATCAATCTTTTCTCGCAACGATGCTTGGGATTACGCGAGAATCCATGTCTAAAACTTTGAACGAATTTCAGGACGAAAAGATAATTAAAATTCGAGAAAAAAATATTTATATAGTAGATATGAAAAAACTCGAGTCTATTTGCAATCAAGCAGAAGAAATACAAATGCTTCGTAAATGGAATAGTATGTAA